The genome window TTCGCTACAGTGCTAGAAGCGTTCTACCTATGACCGCTAAATTACCCAGATACCTCTTAGAGTTATCTGGGTCATCACTACAAAAACATCCTGTGTCGCTACCACAATACGACACGGGCTGGAGCTTCCCTGTGGCGCTGGCACCAAATGATTCATCCATACGAATTTCGCCAAAAGTTTATAGTTTGATACCGGGAGCTTCTCTGGAAATACAAGACGTATCTTACCGCGAGGTCACCGCCCAAAACAACCTGTACATCTATCAAAGTAACTTTTGCCTACATAACGCTAATAAATGCGAAGGGATTAGTAAACGCTAGCTATGAGCGACGGCCTTCTTTCTTTGGTCGGCTTAATATTATCGTGAATAGTCCGGACAGTATCGCCGCAAAAACCGACCAATACATATACCGATAATCAACCGCCACCGCCATAGGAACGTACGCCACGATATATATAAGACCCGACAAAGCCACTGCACAGGTAAGGCGTCGTTGCCTATGTTCTCGCACTCTCCTGCTCGTATAGTAAATGAAGACAAGGACAGCAAGATATAGCCATGGCTGAAAAATCAGAGGGATATTCGCCTGAGCACCGCCTTTAACATATGCCGCTAGACCACTGATGGCATATTCATTCTTTACCGCGGCACCGACCTGGTTTTGCTCAATGCCGGGCTGAAAAATATACATACGCTCTGGTTGCGGAAAGAGAAATATCGAAAAAGTTGCCAACCGATATGATGCATATTTTATTGGATGTCTTATGATCGTCGATAGCCAATCATTAAATACATCTTGATGTTCGTTTTTGAGCGCTTCTCGCTGAGAAGCCGTTGTACATATGATATAAGAATTCATGATATCTTTTGTTTTATCGTGACAGGTGTCATGAATTTTTTTGTACATAGACCACCGACCGTGATGTTCTCTATCAAAATTAGCGACGTGAACTATATCATCAAGTTGTACGGCGGTAATCGGATGAGTTTTTTCGCTAGGCTGATTAATAACAATGGTGACACCAATCGTTACCACTAAACCAATTATTACACTAGCAAGACCGCTCCACACAGGAGGTCGCTTGATTAACAAGCTCGGCAATACGAACAGGATAGGCAGTACCGCAAACAATGCGTTATGTCGTAGCGTACCAGCATAGAGAATCAATAATAGTGCCAGTCCGACGATACCATACACAGCAACACGTCCTAGTGATTTTTTACTGCTTATGATGAACCAGATGAGGATTACCGCCAACGTCAGACTGAATGCCATCTGAACATCTTTCCATATCACGCCAGCAATATTCATTATATTGGGCAGTAGTACAATTATGTAGACGGAAAGAGCCCATGCGCGGTTACGAGTGTGCCGATACACGAGAATCGACAGCATAAACATAGCCGCGACAAGCAGCACCAGCTGAAAAATCAACATCGATGAGATGTGACCAGTTACTCTAATCAGAAATCCCCACAATCGCGTCATCACTGGCGGATGCCAATCGGTGAGGTGAGCTACGCCCGTGGCTTGCTCAAGCTGACTGATGGAGTCGGGTGACATATATCCAGGGTAGAAAACGATGACGAGCAGCATTAGCATACCTGCTGCTACTAACGCAGACTGGATATGAAATTTTGAGAGGCTATTTTTTATGCTTGTGATATTTTCCGGCCACCGCATAAAACAACACCTTCAGAACGTGCATATTTCCCTTAATGGGACTAATTTTTGTTGGCGTCTTGCCCTTTTTTGGATATGTTCGTACCACTGGCGTTTCGGCTGTCTTATACTGTTTACGGCGGCTGCTCTCGATAGCGAGGTAATAATGAAGTTCATAGGTTTGAAATATATCACGGAATACGGCAATGTCCGGGTCTTTGAGTAGCCTTGCACTGTAAGCACGGAAGCCATTTGTGGTATCGGTATGCTTCTGGCCAGCCGCGAGGCTTATCAGTGGCGCATGGATCAGGTGAAGGCCTATCTCTCTCGAAAGCGGCGTATTTACCGCCTTGCCGCCCGGTATAAACCGTGAACCCTGAATATGGTCATACCCCTGATCAAGCAGCTTAATAAAGTCAGGAATTCTCTCTATACTATCCTTGCCATTACCGTCAACAACCACAACGCCTTCATAACCCTCAGAAAGAGCCCAGGCGAACGCCATTCTCATCTGTGCACTTAACTTACCCTTGCCCCTTTTTGTCAATAAAGCGCGTACGTCTTGAGATTTCAAGAAATCAGCCTCAAGTGAACCATCAGTGCTACCACCATCAGCTACTACAATATCAATCTGTTTTGCTAATGGCTTCATTTTTTGTAGTTGCTTTTGAACACGCTCTCCCTCATTAATGACGAAAATACATACACAATATTTATGTTTTTTCTTGTTTATTTCATTTACCTCAAAGTCTGGAAACTCCCACCCTGGATGATCTCGGCGGATACGATCTTGCTTGTTGGTCGGAGCTTTTGTCATGATGTAATATTCTTCCTTTCTGCGTTCGCT of Candidatus Nanosynbacter lyticus contains these proteins:
- a CDS encoding glycosyltransferase family 2 protein encodes the protein MTKAPTNKQDRIRRDHPGWEFPDFEVNEINKKKHKYCVCIFVINEGERVQKQLQKMKPLAKQIDIVVADGGSTDGSLEADFLKSQDVRALLTKRGKGKLSAQMRMAFAWALSEGYEGVVVVDGNGKDSIERIPDFIKLLDQGYDHIQGSRFIPGGKAVNTPLSREIGLHLIHAPLISLAAGQKHTDTTNGFRAYSARLLKDPDIAVFRDIFQTYELHYYLAIESSRRKQYKTAETPVVRTYPKKGKTPTKISPIKGNMHVLKVLFYAVAGKYHKHKK